In Flavivirga abyssicola, the following are encoded in one genomic region:
- a CDS encoding MFS transporter produces the protein MALLEKGSKKLLNAWAFYDWANSVYTLTITSSIFPIFYSALFLSEIKTVSAFGFEFKSTALITFVTAFTFLVVAFMSPVLSGIADYIGNKKNFLKFFCYVGSAGCIGLYWFDLEHIHLSLLFYFMGLIGYWGSLVFYNSYLPDIAFPEQQDSISAKGFSMGYLGSVLLLILNLLMVMFPQWFGFDISISESIRNTGSELEINEALKTAKDAASIEAMKISFITVGVWWALFSQYSFYHLPKGTSSGHKVTKAIVFNGLKELRQVWKQLKSDLRLKRYLYAFFVFSMAVQTIMLVAAYFGEEEIAWGSASDKTTGLIGSILIIQLVAVLGAFLTSRASSKYGNIKTLVAINFIWMALCFYAYFMKTPMQFYIAASIVGLVMGGIQSLARSTYSKFLPETEDTTSYFSFYDVAEKIGIVIGMGIFATIDQITGSMRNAILFLFIFFLAGIILLFRVPKLNDEG, from the coding sequence ATGGCATTACTAGAAAAAGGGAGTAAAAAACTTTTAAATGCTTGGGCGTTTTACGATTGGGCAAATTCAGTTTATACATTAACAATAACATCCTCTATTTTTCCGATATTTTATTCGGCATTGTTTCTTTCAGAGATAAAAACTGTTTCTGCTTTTGGATTTGAATTTAAAAGTACCGCTCTTATCACGTTTGTTACCGCTTTCACTTTTTTAGTAGTCGCTTTTATGTCTCCAGTTTTATCTGGTATTGCCGATTATATTGGAAATAAAAAGAATTTTTTAAAATTCTTTTGCTATGTCGGAAGTGCAGGTTGTATAGGGTTGTATTGGTTTGACTTAGAGCATATTCACTTAAGCTTGCTATTTTACTTTATGGGTTTAATAGGGTATTGGGGGAGCTTGGTTTTTTATAATTCTTATTTACCAGATATAGCCTTTCCTGAACAGCAGGATAGTATTAGTGCTAAAGGGTTTTCTATGGGGTACTTGGGGAGTGTGCTTTTGTTGATTTTAAATTTGCTGATGGTGATGTTTCCTCAGTGGTTTGGTTTTGATATTAGTATATCCGAATCTATAAGAAATACGGGTTCTGAGTTAGAAATCAATGAAGCTTTAAAAACAGCAAAAGATGCGGCTTCTATCGAAGCTATGAAAATATCATTCATTACGGTAGGTGTTTGGTGGGCACTATTCAGTCAGTATTCGTTTTACCACTTACCAAAAGGGACTTCATCAGGTCATAAAGTAACCAAGGCTATTGTTTTTAATGGCTTAAAGGAACTAAGACAGGTATGGAAACAACTAAAATCAGATTTAAGATTAAAACGTTATTTATACGCTTTTTTTGTGTTTAGTATGGCGGTACAAACCATCATGTTGGTTGCTGCTTATTTTGGAGAAGAGGAAATAGCGTGGGGGAGTGCTTCGGATAAAACTACAGGTTTAATAGGAAGCATTTTAATTATTCAATTAGTAGCTGTACTTGGTGCTTTTTTAACATCAAGAGCTTCTTCAAAATATGGAAATATTAAGACATTAGTTGCTATTAATTTTATTTGGATGGCATTATGTTTTTATGCTTATTTTATGAAAACACCCATGCAGTTTTATATTGCAGCATCCATTGTTGGTTTAGTAATGGGAGGGATTCAATCTTTAGCACGGTCTACGTATTCGAAATTTTTACCAGAAACAGAGGATACAACATCTTATTTTAGTTTTTATGATGTTGCAGAAAAAATAGGTATTGTAATTGGTATGGGAATATTTGCGACTATAGATCAGATAACGGGAAGTATGAGAAATGCGATTCTATTTTTGTTTATTTTCTTTTTAGCAGGTATTATTTTATTATTCAGAGTTCCAAAATTAAACGATGAAGGGTAA
- the aroQ gene encoding type II 3-dehydroquinate dehydratase, whose protein sequence is MKKLTIINGPNLNLLGKREPNIYGSLSFTEFLEEIKQKYTNVEIDYFQSNIEGELIDKLHEVGFNHDGIILNAAAYTHTSVGIGDAIKAIETPVIEVHISNTFNREEFRHQSYVSPNARGVILGFGLQSYELAIQSFIS, encoded by the coding sequence ATGAAGAAATTGACAATTATTAACGGGCCAAATTTAAACTTACTGGGAAAAAGAGAACCTAATATTTATGGGAGTTTATCATTTACTGAGTTTTTAGAAGAGATAAAACAAAAATATACTAATGTAGAGATTGATTATTTTCAATCTAATATTGAAGGTGAGCTCATTGATAAGTTGCATGAAGTTGGTTTTAATCATGATGGTATTATATTGAATGCTGCTGCTTATACACATACCTCTGTGGGTATTGGTGATGCCATTAAGGCTATTGAAACCCCGGTAATTGAAGTGCATATTTCAAATACGTTTAATAGAGAGGAATTCCGTCACCAGTCTTATGTCTCACCAAATGCTAGAGGCGTTATTCTTGGTTTTGGATTGCAGAGTTATGAGTTGGCTATTCAAAGTTTTATAAGTTAG
- a CDS encoding head GIN domain-containing protein has translation MRTLIKKQTVLIIATLLLASTSYAQWKSIKGNGTMKTITRTTPEYDGIKCAGNMDFIIVNGTEGTIKIKGEENLLDYIITEVKNNNLIVKTKKGINLKSSMAKTIKITIPVKEISNVSLAGSGDLWNENTITANNLDISLAGSGDVSLNIKATSAKASIAGSGDLKLKGNTNDLVAKIAGSGDFHGFDLQANNTEVSVAGSGDAKVISNKTLKARVSGSGDIVYKGDPIVDSKVAGSGSISNN, from the coding sequence ATGAGAACATTAATCAAAAAACAAACAGTCCTAATTATAGCGACCTTACTTTTAGCATCTACATCTTATGCACAATGGAAATCAATAAAAGGAAATGGTACTATGAAAACCATAACCCGAACAACCCCAGAATATGATGGTATAAAATGTGCCGGAAATATGGATTTCATTATTGTAAATGGCACAGAAGGAACCATTAAAATTAAAGGTGAAGAAAATTTACTGGATTACATTATTACTGAAGTTAAAAACAATAATTTAATAGTAAAAACAAAAAAAGGAATAAATCTAAAATCCAGCATGGCTAAAACTATAAAAATTACTATCCCTGTTAAAGAGATAAGTAACGTCTCTCTGGCTGGTTCTGGCGATTTATGGAATGAAAATACAATAACAGCCAATAATTTAGATATATCATTAGCGGGATCTGGCGATGTTAGCCTTAACATTAAAGCGACATCTGCAAAAGCCTCGATAGCAGGTTCTGGAGATCTCAAACTTAAAGGAAACACTAATGATTTAGTAGCAAAAATAGCGGGATCCGGTGATTTTCATGGATTCGATTTACAAGCAAATAATACAGAGGTTTCTGTTGCCGGCTCTGGTGATGCTAAAGTTATTAGTAATAAAACCTTAAAAGCTAGAGTATCTGGCTCTGGAGATATTGTTTACAAAGGAGATCCTATAGTAGACAGCAAAGTAGCAGGCTCTGGAAGTATTTCTAATAATTAA
- a CDS encoding DinB family protein gives MESYLKSVIKQFEYYKSLGDKTFNQLSFEELQKEFTEDSNSISIVVKHIVGNMLSRWTNFLTEDGEKEWRHRDQEFEDTYTSKDNLTKAWDQGWKCLFDAITPLSENDLERIIYIRNQGHTVIEAINRQLAHYSYHTGQIVFLGKLVKGKHWQSLSIPKGDSSKYNAEKFSKEKGRRHFTDDL, from the coding sequence ATGGAAAGCTATTTAAAAAGTGTCATCAAACAATTTGAATATTATAAAAGTTTAGGGGATAAAACATTTAACCAACTAAGCTTTGAAGAACTCCAAAAAGAATTTACAGAAGACTCTAATTCTATTTCCATAGTTGTAAAACATATTGTAGGCAATATGTTAAGTCGATGGACGAATTTTTTAACTGAAGATGGCGAAAAAGAATGGAGACATCGCGATCAGGAATTCGAAGACACTTATACTTCCAAAGATAACCTTACTAAAGCTTGGGATCAAGGTTGGAAATGTTTATTTGATGCTATTACACCTTTATCTGAAAACGATTTAGAACGTATTATTTACATTCGAAATCAAGGGCACACAGTTATAGAAGCTATCAACAGACAATTAGCACATTACTCTTACCATACAGGACAAATCGTTTTTCTTGGAAAATTGGTAAAAGGCAAGCATTGGCAATCATTATCAATCCCTAAAGGGGACTCTTCAAAGTACAATGCAGAAAAATTTAGTAAAGAAAAAGGTAGACGTCACTTTACAGATGATTTGTAG
- a CDS encoding porin family protein, translating to MKKILLCTVIVLFTWLNTKAQEIKYGAKAGVDFSSLKVKNRVFSITNNETGFYVGGFAEIGVFKAVAFRPELLYIAVKDLNQISVPLMAKYEVSEDFNVLAGPSFGFLLNVNDGFKSFNYGIEFGVAYDIYISRFIDGLFVEARYNIGLSNLLEEAPSGLTRKLNGLFVGLGYKFK from the coding sequence ATGAAAAAGATATTATTATGTACCGTAATTGTGTTATTTACATGGTTAAACACAAAGGCTCAAGAAATTAAATATGGGGCTAAAGCTGGTGTAGATTTCTCTTCATTAAAAGTTAAAAACAGAGTGTTTAGCATAACAAACAATGAAACAGGTTTTTATGTAGGAGGGTTTGCTGAGATAGGAGTTTTTAAAGCAGTTGCTTTTCGTCCCGAGTTGCTTTATATTGCTGTAAAGGATTTAAATCAAATTAGTGTTCCGCTTATGGCAAAATATGAAGTATCTGAAGATTTCAATGTACTTGCAGGGCCAAGCTTTGGTTTTTTACTTAATGTTAATGACGGATTTAAGTCATTTAATTATGGTATTGAATTTGGTGTTGCTTATGATATTTATATTAGTAGATTTATAGATGGCTTATTTGTAGAAGCTAGATATAACATTGGTCTATCTAATTTACTTGAAGAAGCACCTAGCGGCCTTACTAGAAAGCTAAATGGTCTTTTTGTTGGTTTAGGATATAAATTTAAATAG
- the lpdA gene encoding dihydrolipoyl dehydrogenase has protein sequence MNKYDIIVLGSGPGGYVTAIRASQLGFKTAIVEKENLGGVCLNWGCIPTKALLKSAQVFEYLKHAGDYGLTVKDFDKDFDAVVKRSRGVADGMSKGVQFLMKKNKIDVINGFGKLKPGKKVDVDGTEYSADNIIIATGARSRELPSLPQDGKKVIGYREAMSLPKQPKKMIVVGSGAIGVEFAYFYNSMGTEVTIVEYLPNIVPVEDEDVSKQLGRSFKKSGIKIMTSAEVTSVDTSGEGVKATVKTKKGEEVLEADIILSAVGIKTNIENIGLEDVGIVVDRDKIIVNDFYQTNIPGYYAIGDVTPGQALAHVASAEGILCVEKLAGQHVEALDYGNIPGCTYCSPEIASVGLTEKQAKEKGLDIKVGKFPFSASGKAKAGGAADGFVKVIFDAKYGEWLGCHMIGAGVTDMIAEAVLGRKLETTGHEVLKAVHPHPTMSEAVMEAVADAYDEVIHL, from the coding sequence ATGAATAAATACGATATTATTGTTCTTGGTAGCGGCCCAGGGGGGTATGTTACAGCTATTAGGGCATCACAATTAGGCTTTAAAACTGCTATTGTTGAAAAAGAAAATCTTGGTGGTGTATGCTTAAATTGGGGTTGTATCCCAACGAAAGCTTTATTAAAATCTGCCCAAGTATTTGAATATCTTAAACATGCAGGAGATTATGGACTTACAGTTAAAGATTTTGATAAAGATTTTGATGCGGTAGTTAAGCGTAGTCGTGGTGTAGCTGATGGTATGAGTAAAGGCGTTCAGTTTTTAATGAAGAAGAATAAAATTGACGTTATTAATGGGTTTGGAAAACTTAAACCCGGTAAAAAGGTTGATGTTGACGGCACAGAATATAGTGCAGATAATATAATTATTGCAACGGGTGCTCGATCTCGTGAATTACCAAGTTTACCCCAAGATGGAAAAAAGGTTATCGGTTATAGAGAAGCGATGAGTTTACCTAAACAGCCAAAGAAAATGATTGTTGTTGGTTCTGGTGCTATTGGTGTTGAGTTTGCTTACTTTTATAATTCGATGGGAACTGAGGTAACTATTGTTGAATACCTGCCAAATATAGTACCTGTTGAAGATGAAGATGTTTCTAAACAATTAGGACGATCATTTAAGAAAAGTGGTATAAAAATTATGACTTCTGCCGAAGTTACTTCTGTTGATACATCTGGAGAAGGTGTAAAAGCAACTGTAAAAACTAAAAAAGGCGAAGAAGTTCTTGAAGCTGATATTATTTTATCTGCTGTAGGTATAAAAACAAATATTGAAAATATTGGATTGGAAGATGTTGGTATTGTTGTAGATCGTGACAAAATTATTGTTAATGATTTTTACCAAACAAATATCCCTGGTTATTATGCAATTGGAGATGTTACTCCTGGTCAGGCTTTAGCACATGTCGCTTCTGCGGAAGGCATCCTATGTGTTGAAAAATTAGCTGGACAGCATGTTGAAGCTTTAGATTACGGAAATATTCCTGGTTGTACATATTGTTCACCAGAAATAGCCAGTGTTGGTCTAACTGAAAAACAAGCTAAAGAAAAAGGCTTAGATATTAAAGTTGGTAAATTCCCCTTCTCTGCTTCAGGTAAGGCAAAAGCAGGTGGCGCAGCCGATGGTTTTGTAAAAGTGATTTTTGATGCTAAATATGGCGAATGGCTAGGTTGCCATATGATTGGAGCTGGTGTTACCGATATGATCGCAGAAGCTGTTTTAGGTAGAAAGTTAGAAACTACCGGACACGAAGTATTAAAAGCTGTACACCCACACCCAACTATGAGTGAAGCTGTCATGGAAGCAGTTGCTGATGCTTATGATGAAGTGATACATCTTTAA
- a CDS encoding porin family protein, whose product MKKLLLFAAVAVLGLTSVNAQEIKFGAKAGANFASVTGDDVDDLDGRTSLHIGAVANIGISDKFALQPELIYSAQGFTYSEPGFDSTGKLDYINIPVLADVTIVEGLSVQAGPQIGFVITDEEDSDDETEDLGAESTDFGAVFGAQFKLPNGLFFQARYNLGFSDIIKDVDAKNSVFSLSVGYFIF is encoded by the coding sequence ATGAAAAAATTATTACTTTTTGCTGCTGTTGCAGTATTGGGATTAACAAGCGTAAATGCTCAGGAAATTAAATTTGGTGCCAAAGCTGGTGCTAACTTTGCTAGTGTTACTGGTGATGATGTTGATGATTTAGATGGAAGAACAAGTTTACATATTGGAGCTGTAGCAAACATCGGTATTTCCGATAAATTTGCTTTACAACCAGAATTAATTTATTCTGCTCAAGGATTTACTTACTCTGAACCTGGATTTGATTCTACTGGTAAATTAGATTACATTAATATACCAGTTTTGGCTGATGTTACTATCGTAGAGGGGTTAAGTGTACAAGCTGGACCGCAAATAGGATTTGTAATTACTGATGAGGAAGATTCTGATGATGAAACTGAAGATTTAGGAGCAGAAAGCACTGATTTTGGTGCTGTATTTGGAGCTCAATTCAAACTACCTAATGGACTCTTCTTTCAGGCACGTTACAATTTAGGTTTTAGTGACATCATTAAAGATGTTGATGCTAAAAATAGTGTTTTCTCTCTTTCTGTTGGTTATTTTATATTTTAA
- a CDS encoding NAD(P)/FAD-dependent oxidoreductase, which translates to MNIPRTSFPRIVIIGGGFAGVALAKKLSKQDLQVVLLDKNNYHTFQPLLYQVSTGGLEPDSIAYPIRKILKDFPNFHFRLANVGEIDVEKRKVITNIGKLRFDYLVVASGSTTNYFGNAAIEKYSMAMKTIPQSLNLRSLILENFEDALLTSDLNERNALMNFVIVGGGPTGVELAGALAEIKKGILPKDYPDLDTRLAQIHVVQSGDCILKGMSANASQKAEDFLEKLGVNVWKNVRVTNYDGKTVTTNTDLTFETATLIWAAGVKGANIKGLEAEKFVTRGNRLLVNEFSQVKGFEHIFAIGDVACMVNEEHPNGLPMMAQPAIQQGDQLGDNVLRLIEEQPMKPFVYKDKGSMATIGRNKAVVDLKRFKFQGVFAWYVWMFVHLFFLIGFRNRMVVFINWVYNYVRFDREARLIIRPFKKKLK; encoded by the coding sequence ATGAATATACCAAGAACAAGTTTTCCTCGAATAGTTATTATTGGAGGTGGTTTTGCAGGAGTAGCTTTAGCTAAAAAATTATCGAAACAAGATCTTCAAGTTGTTTTGTTAGATAAGAATAACTATCATACCTTTCAACCCTTATTATATCAAGTATCTACAGGCGGATTAGAGCCAGACTCTATTGCTTATCCTATTAGAAAAATATTAAAAGACTTTCCTAATTTTCATTTTAGATTAGCCAATGTTGGAGAAATTGATGTTGAAAAGCGTAAAGTAATTACCAATATAGGTAAGCTCAGGTTCGATTATTTAGTTGTAGCTTCTGGATCTACAACCAACTATTTTGGAAATGCAGCCATAGAAAAGTATAGTATGGCCATGAAAACCATACCGCAATCTCTTAATTTAAGAAGTTTGATTCTTGAGAATTTCGAGGATGCTTTGCTGACTTCAGATCTTAATGAACGAAATGCACTTATGAATTTTGTGATTGTTGGAGGAGGGCCTACAGGTGTTGAGTTAGCTGGTGCCTTAGCTGAAATAAAAAAAGGTATTTTACCCAAAGATTATCCAGATTTGGATACACGATTAGCTCAAATTCATGTAGTTCAATCCGGTGATTGTATTTTAAAAGGAATGAGTGCTAATGCTTCACAAAAAGCTGAAGATTTTTTAGAAAAATTGGGAGTAAATGTTTGGAAAAATGTTAGGGTCACTAACTATGATGGAAAAACAGTAACAACCAATACGGATTTAACGTTTGAAACAGCTACTCTAATTTGGGCTGCTGGAGTAAAAGGAGCCAATATAAAAGGGTTGGAAGCCGAAAAATTTGTGACTAGAGGGAATAGACTTTTAGTAAATGAATTTAGTCAAGTAAAAGGATTCGAACATATTTTTGCCATAGGGGATGTCGCTTGCATGGTCAATGAAGAACACCCTAACGGTTTGCCTATGATGGCACAGCCTGCTATTCAACAAGGAGACCAATTAGGGGACAATGTCCTTCGATTGATAGAAGAACAACCTATGAAGCCTTTTGTTTATAAGGATAAAGGGAGTATGGCTACCATAGGAAGAAATAAGGCAGTAGTTGATTTGAAGCGATTTAAGTTTCAAGGTGTTTTTGCTTGGTATGTTTGGATGTTCGTTCACCTCTTTTTTCTAATAGGTTTTAGAAATAGGATGGTCGTTTTTATAAATTGGGTATATAATTATGTGAGGTTTGATAGAGAAGCCCGTTTAATTATTAGACCTTTTAAGAAGAAGTTGAAATAA
- a CDS encoding RNA polymerase sigma factor, with product MTPTKLNIEQLVEFCKSGNQSAQLEIYNRYYKAMYNASFRIVKDSFEAEDIMQDSFLMAFTKLNNLKESKTFGVWLKRIVINNSIYHYKKNSKNKEIPLDDMLYKIEDDNNGIDSNYEFANIKAKQILNTMKSLKDNYRIALTLNLIEGYDYEEISDILNITNANCRTTISRAKESLRTKLQMVYE from the coding sequence TTGACGCCAACTAAATTAAATATCGAACAGCTTGTCGAGTTTTGTAAATCTGGAAACCAATCTGCACAATTGGAAATATATAACAGATATTATAAAGCCATGTACAATGCTTCTTTTAGAATTGTAAAAGATAGCTTTGAAGCAGAAGATATTATGCAAGATTCATTTTTAATGGCTTTCACAAAATTAAATAACCTTAAAGAATCAAAAACATTTGGAGTCTGGTTAAAACGAATTGTTATAAACAATAGTATTTATCATTACAAAAAGAATAGTAAAAACAAAGAAATTCCTTTAGATGATATGCTATATAAGATAGAAGATGACAATAACGGCATAGATAGCAATTACGAGTTTGCAAATATAAAGGCAAAGCAAATCTTAAACACAATGAAATCATTAAAAGACAATTATAGAATTGCTTTAACCTTAAATTTAATTGAAGGTTACGATTATGAAGAAATCAGTGATATTTTAAATATTACAAACGCTAATTGCAGAACAACTATTTCTAGAGCCAAAGAAAGCTTAAGAACAAAATTACAAATGGTTTATGAGTAA
- a CDS encoding M48 family metallopeptidase — MKLKKALLVFGMIVFILSCATNPFTGKKTMALVPNSQLFPTAFAQYNQFLNENKVVKGTKDAAMITRVGQRIAVAAERWLNANGHHGYLNDYKWEYNLVNDKTVNAWCMPGGKIVFYTGILPIANGETGVAAIMGHEVAHALANHGQQRMSAAYVQQGLAVAGNVAIKDEKSRNAFNQYYGIGSQVGVMLPFSRSHETEADKIGLYLMAIAGYNPDEASELWKRMKANSGGKAPPEILSTHPSNDSRIANLKALAPTAKAEAKKFGVTTFRK; from the coding sequence ATGAAATTAAAAAAGGCACTTTTAGTATTTGGTATGATCGTATTCATATTATCATGTGCTACAAATCCATTTACCGGTAAAAAGACAATGGCTTTAGTGCCGAATTCTCAATTGTTCCCAACAGCTTTTGCTCAATATAATCAGTTTTTGAATGAGAATAAAGTTGTTAAAGGAACAAAAGATGCAGCTATGATAACTAGAGTAGGGCAGCGTATAGCTGTGGCTGCGGAACGTTGGTTAAATGCTAATGGACATCATGGGTATTTGAATGATTATAAATGGGAATATAATTTAGTAAATGATAAAACAGTTAATGCTTGGTGTATGCCAGGAGGGAAAATAGTTTTTTATACTGGTATTTTACCCATTGCTAACGGAGAAACTGGCGTGGCAGCTATTATGGGACATGAGGTGGCACATGCCTTAGCGAATCATGGACAGCAACGTATGAGTGCAGCTTATGTACAGCAAGGTTTAGCTGTAGCTGGAAATGTAGCCATTAAAGATGAAAAATCTAGAAATGCATTTAATCAATACTATGGTATAGGATCGCAGGTAGGAGTGATGCTGCCTTTTAGTAGAAGTCATGAAACTGAAGCTGATAAAATTGGATTATATTTAATGGCAATTGCAGGGTATAACCCGGATGAAGCGTCAGAATTATGGAAGCGTATGAAGGCTAATAGTGGCGGTAAAGCACCACCGGAAATCTTAAGCACACACCCATCAAACGATTCTCGTATTGCAAACCTAAAAGCATTAGCACCTACAGCTAAGGCAGAGGCTAAAAAGTTTGGGGTTACTACCTTTAGAAAATAA
- the msrB gene encoding peptide-methionine (R)-S-oxide reductase MsrB, producing the protein MKKLIIFCFAITLFNCNSSAQKTEQKTFEVSKTDAEWKAQLSEMAYHVLREAGTERPFTSPLNKNYKKGVYVCAACDTPLFKSEHKFDSGTGWPSFDREIKGNVAFGSDNKLGYSRDEEHCATCGGHLGHVFNDGPRDTTGKRHCINGVALKFIPKE; encoded by the coding sequence ATGAAAAAGCTAATTATATTCTGTTTTGCAATAACACTATTTAATTGTAATAGTAGTGCTCAAAAAACAGAACAAAAAACCTTTGAAGTTTCTAAAACTGATGCAGAATGGAAAGCGCAATTATCCGAGATGGCATATCATGTCTTAAGAGAAGCAGGAACTGAACGCCCATTTACAAGTCCGCTAAATAAAAATTACAAAAAAGGAGTTTACGTTTGTGCAGCATGCGATACGCCTTTATTTAAAAGTGAACACAAATTTGATTCTGGTACAGGATGGCCTAGTTTTGATAGAGAAATTAAAGGCAATGTAGCTTTTGGATCTGATAATAAATTAGGATATTCCCGTGACGAAGAACACTGTGCTACATGTGGTGGACACTTAGGGCATGTTTTTAATGATGGTCCTAGAGATACTACAGGAAAACGTCATTGTATTAACGGTGTAGCTTTAAAATTTATTCCAAAAGAATAA
- a CDS encoding M12 family metallopeptidase has product MKTTIFLKKIKISLFAFILVFASCEDNESIAEPVNETTTTDQEFIEKYFLGEPVKVKKEEDGTFSLQGTDIRLFEEQLTDTKVTFDNNEAPSLEPTNKSKLGLASGIRKWSNNTIVYVIQGLSESVKSELQKSIKEWESKTNIKFKERTNESTYVTISSNGNSCNCGVATLGANGSRGFIRLGTRTTAVVIIHEIGHTLGYIHEQNRSDRDDHIIINYENITENAKDQFFKSTSAILVTKDFDIKSTMMYGSYTFSKNGKPTITDLNGNVLPRRKAQISALDIEGTNSVYPSDTNPPNPSDPCDGIEAWSSSTRYSVGDKVTYSGYLFERDFIRWNQIAKCGNN; this is encoded by the coding sequence ATGAAAACAACAATTTTTTTAAAAAAAATTAAAATTAGCCTATTCGCTTTTATATTAGTTTTTGCTTCATGCGAAGACAACGAAAGCATTGCAGAACCTGTTAATGAAACTACAACAACAGATCAAGAATTTATCGAAAAATATTTTCTTGGCGAACCTGTTAAAGTAAAAAAAGAAGAAGATGGTACTTTTTCACTTCAAGGTACCGATATTAGATTATTTGAAGAACAACTTACAGATACTAAAGTTACGTTTGATAATAACGAAGCTCCAAGCCTCGAACCTACTAATAAAAGTAAGTTAGGATTAGCCAGTGGCATTCGTAAATGGTCCAACAATACGATTGTATATGTTATTCAAGGCTTAAGTGAATCTGTAAAAAGTGAGCTTCAAAAATCCATAAAAGAATGGGAAAGTAAAACAAACATAAAGTTTAAAGAGCGTACTAATGAGTCTACTTATGTTACTATAAGTAGCAATGGTAATTCTTGTAATTGCGGTGTTGCTACCTTAGGTGCTAATGGATCTAGAGGTTTTATTAGACTAGGAACAAGGACAACTGCTGTTGTCATTATTCATGAAATTGGACATACGTTAGGGTATATTCATGAGCAAAATCGTTCAGATAGAGACGATCACATCATTATTAATTATGAAAATATTACTGAGAACGCAAAAGATCAATTCTTTAAAAGTACTTCTGCTATTCTGGTAACAAAAGACTTTGATATCAAATCAACTATGATGTATGGTAGTTACACCTTTAGTAAAAATGGAAAACCAACAATTACCGACCTTAATGGTAATGTGCTTCCTAGAAGAAAAGCTCAAATATCCGCACTAGATATTGAAGGTACAAATAGCGTTTACCCTTCTGATACTAACCCTCCAAACCCTAGCGATCCATGTGATGGTATTGAGGCTTGGAGTAGTTCTACAAGATATTCTGTTGGTGATAAAGTAACTTATTCTGGATATTTATTTGAACGCGATTTTATCAGATGGAATCAAATAGCAAAATGTGGTAATAATTAA